In one Longimicrobium sp. genomic region, the following are encoded:
- a CDS encoding NAD(P)-binding domain-containing protein: MTTIGLIGLGAMGSGMARSLRRAGHAIRVFDVRSEVARDFAEAGGTA; the protein is encoded by the coding sequence ATGACCACCATCGGACTGATCGGCCTCGGGGCCATGGGAAGCGGCATGGCGCGTTCGCTGCGGCGTGCCGGCCACGCGATCCGCGTCTTCGACGTGCGCTCGGAGGTCGCGCGCGACTTCGCCGAGGCGGGCGGCACGGCC